The Apium graveolens cultivar Ventura chromosome 6, ASM990537v1, whole genome shotgun sequence genome contains a region encoding:
- the LOC141667369 gene encoding bidirectional sugar transporter SWEET14-like isoform X2, which yields MTGTLGNVVSFMVFLAPIPTFYKVYKKKSTEGFQSVPYVVGLFSCMLWIYYALLKSNTLLLITINSVGCVFQTTYICVFLFYAPKKARIQTLKLLVSMNVIGFGLIVILTQFLTKGALNRVVIVGWICLVFSLCVFVAPLGVVRQVIRTKSVEYMPFLLSFFLTLSAVMWFFYGLLLKDYNIAVPNVLGFTFGIVQMVLYMMYKNTKKVTVDKKLPGLFKDPEIIIIDDQKLPELKENIIDVMRLSAVVCSEMKPAGQISKEKELDVIQVQVVVPKKSPA from the exons AAT ACCAACATTCTATAAAGTCTACAAGAAGAAATCAACAGAAGGATTTCAATCAGTTCCATATGTTGTTGGATTATTCAGCTGCATGTTATGGATTTACTATGCATTGCTTAAATCCAACACTCTACTTCTCATCACCATCAACTCAGTTGGCTGTGTGTTTCAAACCACTTACATCTGTGTGTTCCTCTTTTATGCTCCTAAAAAAGCCAGG ATTCAAACCTTGAAACTACTAGTTTCAATGAACGTCATAGGCTTTGGTCTGATCGTGATCTTAACTCAGTTTCTCACAAAAGGAGCACTTAACCGTGTAGTGATTGTGGGTTGGATATGCCTTGTGTTTTCACTATGCGTATTCGTTGCACCCCTAGGTGTTGTG AGACAAGTGATCCGAACTAAAAGCGTGGAGTACATGCCGTTCCTTTTATCTTTCTTTCTCACATTAAGCGCTGTTATGTGGTTCTTTTACGGCCTCCTACTTAAAGACTACAACATTGCt GTTCCGAATGTGCTGGGATTTACATTTGGAATTGTTCAAATGGTGCTATACATGAtgtacaaaaatacaaagaaagtaACGGTGGACAAAAAGCTTCCTGGATTATTTAAAGATCCGGAAATTATTATAATCGATGACCAGAAATTACCGGAACTGAAAGAGAATATAATTGATGTGATGAGGCTGAGCGCAGTAGTTTGTTCGGAAATGAAACCGGCCGGCCAAATTTCGAAAGAGAAGGAACTTGATGTGATTCAAGTTCAAGTTGTGGTGCCAAAGAAATCACCAGCTTAA
- the LOC141667369 gene encoding bidirectional sugar transporter SWEET14-like isoform X1: MALLSAHWTLVFGLLGNVVSFMVFLAPIPTFYKVYKKKSTEGFQSVPYVVGLFSCMLWIYYALLKSNTLLLITINSVGCVFQTTYICVFLFYAPKKARIQTLKLLVSMNVIGFGLIVILTQFLTKGALNRVVIVGWICLVFSLCVFVAPLGVVRQVIRTKSVEYMPFLLSFFLTLSAVMWFFYGLLLKDYNIAVPNVLGFTFGIVQMVLYMMYKNTKKVTVDKKLPGLFKDPEIIIIDDQKLPELKENIIDVMRLSAVVCSEMKPAGQISKEKELDVIQVQVVVPKKSPA; this comes from the exons AAT ACCAACATTCTATAAAGTCTACAAGAAGAAATCAACAGAAGGATTTCAATCAGTTCCATATGTTGTTGGATTATTCAGCTGCATGTTATGGATTTACTATGCATTGCTTAAATCCAACACTCTACTTCTCATCACCATCAACTCAGTTGGCTGTGTGTTTCAAACCACTTACATCTGTGTGTTCCTCTTTTATGCTCCTAAAAAAGCCAGG ATTCAAACCTTGAAACTACTAGTTTCAATGAACGTCATAGGCTTTGGTCTGATCGTGATCTTAACTCAGTTTCTCACAAAAGGAGCACTTAACCGTGTAGTGATTGTGGGTTGGATATGCCTTGTGTTTTCACTATGCGTATTCGTTGCACCCCTAGGTGTTGTG AGACAAGTGATCCGAACTAAAAGCGTGGAGTACATGCCGTTCCTTTTATCTTTCTTTCTCACATTAAGCGCTGTTATGTGGTTCTTTTACGGCCTCCTACTTAAAGACTACAACATTGCt GTTCCGAATGTGCTGGGATTTACATTTGGAATTGTTCAAATGGTGCTATACATGAtgtacaaaaatacaaagaaagtaACGGTGGACAAAAAGCTTCCTGGATTATTTAAAGATCCGGAAATTATTATAATCGATGACCAGAAATTACCGGAACTGAAAGAGAATATAATTGATGTGATGAGGCTGAGCGCAGTAGTTTGTTCGGAAATGAAACCGGCCGGCCAAATTTCGAAAGAGAAGGAACTTGATGTGATTCAAGTTCAAGTTGTGGTGCCAAAGAAATCACCAGCTTAA